In one window of Macadamia integrifolia cultivar HAES 741 chromosome 2, SCU_Mint_v3, whole genome shotgun sequence DNA:
- the LOC122059078 gene encoding probable WRKY transcription factor 48 — translation MAKREVKKTENPNQEASIFPDQLLPTPATTSFPLSSRSIFDMYCESEKGGGGGVSMGFMDLLGIQDLNPSIFDLLQQYQQPPPMMPPLSPPPPLPPASPHPTTTTTSSSLPPPTESSEVLNLPTSPNSSSISSSSAEAANDEQTKPVDQEDQEKPKKQLKPKKKNQKRQREPRFAFMTKSEVDHLEDGYRWRKYGQKAVKNSPFPRSYYRCTSAACGVKKRVERSSDDPSIVVTTYEGQHTHPCPVMPRGSSVGMCQDAGSFSGGAANFGLPMQINNQGRFQQAQYYHSSPFSFSFNGTATATTTSIPLAPLVQERRFCTSTPSLLRDHGLLQDIVPSDMKKEV, via the exons ATGGCTAAGAGAGAGGTGAAGAAGACAGAGAATCCCAACCAAGAAGCTTCAATCTTTCCTGATCAGTTGTTACCCACACCTGCAACCACAAGTTTCCCTTTATCATCTAGAAGCATCTTTGATATGTACTGTGAAAGCgagaaaggaggaggaggaggagtctCCATGGGTTTCATGGACTTACTGGGTATCCAAGATCTTAATCCTTCTATATTTGATTTGCTTCAACAGTACCAACAACCACCACCGATGATGCCACCActctcaccaccaccaccactaccaccggCATCACCACATCCTACCACCACAACCACCTCTTCCTCTCTACCTCCACCCACAGAATCCTCAGAGGTTTTGAATTTGCCCACTTCCCCCAACTCCTCTTCGATTTCTTCGTCATCTGCTGAAGCCGCAAATGATGAACAGACCAAACCAGTGGACCAGGAAGATCAGGAAAAACCCAAGAAgca GTTGAAACCcaaaaagaagaatcagaaacGGCAGAGAGAACCGAGATTTGCTTTCATGACGAAAAGCGAGGTTGATCATCTGGAAGATGGGTACAGATGGAGAAAGTACGGACAAAAAGCTGTGAAAAATAGCCCTTTTCCCAG GAGCTATTATCGTTGCACCAGTGCGGCATGTGGTGTGAAGAAAAGAGTAGAGAGATCATCAGATGATCCCTCCATTGTGGTAACTACGTATGAAGGCCAACACACACATCCATGTCCCGTCATGCCTcgtggaagctctgttggaaTGTGTCAAGACGCCGGAAGTTTTAGTGGTGGCGCAGCCAATTTTGGTTTGCCTATGCAGATCAATAATCAGGGTCGCTTCCAGCAAGCCCAATACTACCATAGCTCACCATTTTCATTTAGTTTTAACGGCACTGCTACTGCTACTACAACCAGTATTCCATTGGCTCCTCTTGTACAGGAGAGACGTTTTTGCACTTCAACACCTTCTTTGCTCAGAGACCATGGACTTCTTCAAGATATTGTTCCTTCTGATATGAAAAAGGAGGtgtag